One genomic region from Cinclus cinclus chromosome 36, bCinCin1.1, whole genome shotgun sequence encodes:
- the LOC134055865 gene encoding kallikrein-14-like yields the protein MVTTGHYCSVMVTAGHYWSLLVSDGHYWSLLVSDGHCWSVMVTAGHYWSLLGVLLGTQVLLLTSSAAGGGAGCDWLRGGHQGTPQGGASAPGDLSDSAAGPGGGASRGHAHRATLSQAPPDGAGATCAAVSPSGDEDRIIGGYPCVPMSQPWQALLYGPLRCGGVLVRPQWVLTAAHCLHRGLRVRLGEDDLNRREGAEQERRVVLAVSHPNFDAVTLDNDLALLKLERPATVGPGVRPLALPRGCAPAGASCLLSGWGTVTTPQVTLPSRLICAYVQLLSDAACRRAYPQRITPNMLCAGVSDRRVDSCQGDSGGPLSCNGTLQGIVSWGLQTCALPGHPGVYSKVCRFVSWIRDTMDSN from the exons ATGGTCACTACTGGTCACTACTGCTCAGTGATGGTCACTGCTGGTCACTACTGGTCACTGCTGGTCAGTGATGGTCACTACTGGTCACTACTGGTCAGCGATGGTCACTGCTGGTCAGTGATGGTCACTGCTGGTCACTACTGGTCACTACTG GGGGTGCTGCTGGGcacccaggtgctgctgctgacgTCATCGGCGGCGGGGGGCGGTGCTGGCTGTGATTGGCTGCGTGGCGGCCACCAGGGCACGCCCCAGGGCGGGGCCAGCG cccctggtgATTTATCAGACAGCGCTGCCGGCCCCGGGGGCGGGGCCAGCCGAGGCCACGCCCACC GTGCCACCCTCTCTCAGGCGCCGCCGGACGGCGCAGGTGCCACCTGCGCGGCCGTGTCCCCGTCCGGGGACGAGGACCGGATCATCGGGGGGTACCcgtgtgtccccatgtcccagccctggcaggcgCTGCTCTACGGCCCCCTGCGCTGCGGGGGGGTCCTGGTGCGGCCGCAGTGGGTGCTGACCGCTGCCCACTGCCTCCACAG GGGTCTCCGAGTCCGTCTGGGCGAGGACGACCTGAACCGACGCGAGGGCGCGGAGCAGGAACGTCGAGTGGTCCTGGCCGTGTCCCACCCGAATTTCGATGCGGTCACTCTGGACAACGACCTGGCCTTGCTGAAATTGGAACGACCGGCGACCGTCGGCCCCGGCGTGCggcccctggccctgccccgAGGCTGCGCCCCGGCCGGAGCGTCCTGCTTGTTGTCCGGTTGGGGGACGGTGACCACGCCGCAGG TGACCCTCCCGAGCCGCCTGATCTGCGCCTACGTGCAGCTGCTGTCGGACGCCGCGTGCCGCCGCGCGTACCCGCAGCGCATCACTCCCAACATGCTCTGCGCCGGCGTCAGCGACCGCCGCGTCGACTCCTGCCAG GGTGACTCCGGGGGTCCCCTGTCCTGCAATGGGACCCTGCAGGGAATCGTGTCCTGGGGGCTGCAGACCTGCGCCCTGCCCGGGCACCCCGGGGTCTACAGCAAGGTGTGTCGCTTCGTGTCCTGGATCAGGGACACCATGGACAGCAACtag